In one window of Branchiostoma lanceolatum isolate klBraLanc5 chromosome 15, klBraLanc5.hap2, whole genome shotgun sequence DNA:
- the LOC136420644 gene encoding peptidoglycan-recognition protein SC2-like, with translation MDVENEKRETAERHKRQVTRYVLVVAVVSVFLVMSAVLIVYFVTTTANGESQIAIISRAEWGARPPKSRANMTSPVPYVIIHHSYEPDMCYNRSQCEEYVRGFQNFHMDTRGWDDIGYNFLVGGNGDVFEGRGWDVKGAHAGADWNGRSIGICFIGNFTDKLPPEEAITAGKMLIQLSIERNKLMANYTLYGHRQVLLRTCPGNEFYKLITEWKNWKPGNYTTT, from the exons ATGGATGTGGAGAACGAAAAGCGTGAAACAGCGGAAAGACACAAGAGACAGGTGACGAGATACGTGCTGGTTGTAGCGGTTGTGTCGGTGTTTCTGGTGATGAGTGCTGTTCTGATTGTGTACTTTGTGACCACGACTGCAAATG GTGAATCTCAGATCGCCATTATCAGCCGAGCTGAATGGGGAGCGAGACCCCCCAAGTCACGTGCCAATATGACGTCACCTGTACCCTACGTCATCATCCACCACAGCTATGAACCGGATATGTGTTATAACAGGTCCCAATGTGAAGAGTATGTACGAGGTTTTCAG AACTTCCACATGGACACCCGTGGTTGGGACGACATCGGCTACAACTTCTTGGTTGGCGGGAACGGTGACGTGTTTGAAGGGCGGGGATGGGACGTGAAGGGGGCTCACGCCGGGGCTGACTGGAACGGCAGATCAATCG GAATTTGTTTCATTGGAAATTTCACCGACAAACTGCCTCCAGAGGAGGCCATAACGGCAGGGAAAATGCTGATTCAACTTTCCATAGAGAG GAACAAGTTGATGGCTAACTACACCCTGTACGGCCATCGCCAAGTTCTCCTCAGAACGTGTCCTGGGAACGAGTTTTACAAGCTCATTACTGAATGGAAGAACTGG AAGCCAGGAAATTACACGACTACGTAA
- the LOC136420968 gene encoding uncharacterized protein: MGDSQPSFFDRGAAAFLSCFQTLTLLRPGGRNREGGAKVSVGIHTVSVAEKAKYRLVIRYDKKKRRTAWRKVATRDWDFTAEFAECVPDDKKKVRVELQRKKKCKVRTVGVTTVDPTQALQADGSVRAWYIFDPPKNGTQDRNVSLVEATVAVNGRKVETKTTEKKGTTTKLSEGNEKPQIRPETSTVLNKHDVTEKTTCQAVGAKKLDKTASGDNTGRKPASPSPSATSSSPSSTITGRTITNTGQGDVRPSRVSRLFGFITKKNTETGTSAHEGGTNKPSKETNEETDASEDGPASFSENKKPKRALKTASKTVEGEKPDRSGQDKSGQYKPAAAPSIGDKTHCKSASSSPNDSTSASPSCTSTAAEALAKGGVRPSRTRQLFGFIGNKSGGTTKSTQKEGNAQASDVTKEEALAIEGRLESSSEKKEPKLALKSASQTVQGENPGKSGQDNPTASPSGFEECTHIKSASSSTNGSKSSSPTSTATDKSLTNGGGDGERESERPSRFRQLVGFVRNKENGKTTEGGGKVVPTAKQPSPQFTDPVCMDMMSTIHKLWAELLPKRAYSKELLDYASSLRSKLEAAAPHTRDNTILNNLAAKVPDYTHYELPEMHGLSLHELNQIHKTVVFLLEDEEKRATYIRRWVIDDICRVALEEAPQVLETTARCYSAD; the protein is encoded by the exons ATGGGAGACAGTCAACCGAGTTTCTTCGACAGGGGCGCTGCCGCCTTCCTGTCGTGTTTTCAGACCCTGACGTTGCTGAGACCCGGCGGTAGAAACAGAGAGGGCGGGGCAAAAGTCAGTGTGGGGATCCACACCGTCAGTGTAGCAGAAAAGGCCAAATATCGCCTGGTGATTCGGTACGACAAGAAGAAACGCCGTACCGCCTGGAGGAAAGTGGCTACCCGGGACTGGGACTTTACTGCTGAGTTTGCGGAATGTGTGCCGGATGATAAGAAGAAGGTTAGGGTAGAGCTGCAGAGGAAGAAGAAGTGTAAAGTGAGAACAGTCGGGGTTACTACTGTGGACCCTACACAAGCACTACAGGCAGACGGGTCGGTACGGGCTTGGTACATCTTCGACCCGCCCAAGAACGGAACACAAGACAGGAACGTGTCTTTAGTAGAGGCGACTGTAGCTGTGAACGGTCGGAAGGTGGAAACGAAAACCACTGAGAAGAAAG GTACCACAACAAAGCTTTCTGAGGGGAACGAGAAACCTCAAATCCGACCTGAGACCTCAACTGTGCTGAACAAGCATGACGTCACAGAGAAGACCACCTGTCAGGCAGTTGGTGCGAAGAAACTGGACAAGACCGCTAGCGGGGACAACACGGGCAGGAAACCTGCGTCTCCATCGCCAAGTGCAACATCCAGCTCACCAAGTTCAACAATAACAGGCCGTACCATCACAAACACCGGACAGGGTGACGTCAGACCGAGCCGGGTCAGCAGGCTGTTCGGGTTCATCACCAAGAAGAACACTGAGACAGGAACGTCCGCTCATGAAGGAG GTACCAACAAGCCGTCTAAGGAGACAAATGAAGAAACAGATGCAAGTGAAGACGGACCAGCGAGTTTCTCTGAGAACAAGAAGCCTAAACGCGCCCTGAAGACCGCCTCCAAGACAGTTGAGGGAGAGAAACCCGACAGGAGTGGCCAGGACAAGAGTGGTCAGTACAAGCCTGCAGCAGCGCCCTCTATCGGAGACAAAACACACTGCAAATCTGCGTCTTCATCTCCAAATGACTCGACGTCCGCCTCACCAAGTTGTACTTCAACAGCAGCCGAGGCCCTCGCAAAGGGAGGTGTAAGACCGAGCCGGACCCGCCAGCTGTTCGGCTTCATCGGGAATAAGAGCGGTGGGACGACTAAGTCTACACAGAAAGAAG GTAACGCACAGGCTTCTGATGTTACAAAGGAAGAAGCACTTGCCATTGAAGGCCGACTGGAGAGTTCCTCTGAGAAAAAGGAGCCTAAACTCGCCCTGAAGTCCGCCTCCCAGACAGTTCAGGGAGAGAACCCCGGCAAGAGTGGCCAGGACAATCCTACAGCGTCTCCTAGCGGATTTGAAGAATGCACACACATAAAATCTGCGTCTTCATCGACAAACGGTTCTAAATCAAGCTCACCTACTTCAACAGCAACAGACAAGTCCCTCACTAACGGAGGGGGTGATGGTGAAAGAGAGAGTGAGCGCCCTTCCCGATTCCGCCAGTTGGTCGGCTTTGTAAGAAATAAGGAAAACGGCAAGACCACGGAGGGAGGAGGAAAGGTTGTTCCAACCGCTAAGCAGCCTTCCCCACAATTCACTGACCCAGTGTGCATGGATATGATGTCCACCATCCACAAACTATGGGCCGAGCTGTTGCCAAAGAGAGCATATTCTAAAGAGCTTCTGGACTACGCCAGCTCCCTCAGGTCGAAGCTGGAGGCTGCCGCCCCACATACCCGTGACAACACGATTCTCAACAACCTGGCGGCTAAGGTGCCGGACTACACTCACTACGAGCTGCCAGAGATGCACGGACTGAGTCTACACGAACTGAACCAGATTCACAAGACTGTTGTCTTCTTGCTGGAGGATGAGGAGAAGCGCGCGACGTACATCAGGCGGTGGGTGATAGACGATATTTGTCGGGTGGCATTGGAGGAGGCGCCGCAGGTTCTGGAGACAACGGCCCGGTGCTATAGCGCCGACTAG